One genomic segment of Desmodus rotundus isolate HL8 chromosome 5, HLdesRot8A.1, whole genome shotgun sequence includes these proteins:
- the LOC112317638 gene encoding olfactory receptor 56A4-like yields the protein MASPSNYSTAPVSEFFLICFPNYQSWQHWLSLPLSLLFLLAMGANATLLITIRLEASLHEPMYYLLSLLSLLDMVLCLTVIPKVLAIFWFDLRSISFSACFLQMFIMNSFLTMESCTFMVMAYDRYVAICHPLRYPSIITDQFVARATMFVVARNVLFSLPVPILSSRLRYCAENIIKNCICTNLSVSKLSCDDITFNRLYQFVTGWALLGSDLILIVLSYSFILKAVLRIKAEGAAAKALSTCGSHFILILFFSTVLLVLVITNLARRRIPPDVPILLNILHHLIPPALNPIVYGVRTKEIKQGIQKLLRSL from the coding sequence ATGGCATCACCCAGCAACTACTCCACTGCTCCAGTCTCTGAATTCTTCCTTATCTGCTTCCCTAACTACCAGAGTTGGCAGCATTGgctgtccctgcccctcagcctcctcttcctcctggccaTGGGGGCCAACGCCACCCTTCTGATCACCATCCGGCTGGAGGCATCTCTGCACGAGCCCATGTACTAcctgctcagcctcctctccctgctggACATGGTGCTCTGCCTCACTGTCATCCCCAAGGTCCTGGCCATCTTCTGGTTTGACCTCAGGTCCATCAGCttctctgcctgcttcctccaGATGTTCATCATGAACAGTTTTTTAACCATGGAGTCCTGCACATTCATggtcatggcctatgaccgctatgtggccatctgccacCCACTACGATACCCATCCATCATCACTGATCAATTTGTGGCTAGAGCTACTATGTTTGTTGTAGCCCGGAATgtcctgttttctcttcctgttccaATCCTTTCTTCCCGACTCAGATATTGTGCAGAGAACATCATCAAGAACTGCATCTGCACTAACCTGTCTGTGTCCAAACTCTCCTGTGATGACATCACCTTCAATCGTCTCTACCAGTTTGTGACAGGCTGGGCCCTGCTGGGTTCTGACCTCATCCTTATTGTTCTCTCCTACTCCTTCATCCTGAAAGCTGTGCTAAGGATCAAGGCTGAGGGGGCTGCAGCCAAGGCCCTGAGCACCTGTGGCTCCCACTTCATCCTCATCCTCTTCTTCAGCACAGTCCTGCTGGTTCTGGTCATCACTAACCTGGCCAGGAGGAGAATCCCCCCAGATGTCCCCATCCTGCTCAACATCCTGCACCACCTGATCCCCCCAGCTCTGAACCCCATCGTTTATGGTGTGAGAACCAAGGAGATCAAGCAAGGAATTCAGAAATTGCTGAGGAGTTTGTAA